In one Agrobacterium tumefaciens genomic region, the following are encoded:
- a CDS encoding L,D-transpeptidase codes for MHDRPIFISRRNLLALGAASLLASCATSGQPPMTATPVKSDEPLPEAATPVTPAMYAAMPDETFPIPAVNIKQVDPKYWRQVVDYPTEEKPGTLIVDTPNKFLYHVLPGGKARRYGIGVGRDGFSWSGRATVAYKRAWPKWTPPDEMVARQPALQPYSIANGGMPPGLKNPLGARALYIHQGGRDTLYRLHGTPEAFSIGKAVSSGCIRLLNQDVIDLFNNVRDGSPIVVIPDPSKRSQLGV; via the coding sequence ATGCACGACAGACCAATATTCATCAGCCGCAGAAATCTTCTCGCTCTGGGAGCCGCAAGTCTTCTGGCAAGCTGCGCCACATCCGGCCAGCCGCCGATGACGGCAACGCCGGTAAAGAGCGACGAACCTTTGCCAGAGGCCGCAACGCCGGTGACCCCGGCGATGTATGCGGCGATGCCGGACGAGACCTTCCCGATCCCGGCCGTAAACATCAAGCAGGTGGACCCGAAATACTGGCGGCAGGTCGTCGATTATCCGACCGAAGAGAAGCCCGGCACGCTGATCGTCGATACGCCGAACAAGTTTCTCTACCACGTGCTTCCCGGCGGCAAGGCGAGGCGTTACGGGATCGGCGTCGGGCGTGACGGCTTTTCGTGGTCCGGTCGGGCGACGGTCGCCTACAAGCGTGCGTGGCCGAAATGGACGCCGCCGGACGAGATGGTGGCGCGGCAACCCGCACTCCAGCCCTATAGCATCGCGAATGGCGGCATGCCCCCCGGTCTTAAAAACCCTCTGGGGGCGCGTGCGCTTTATATTCATCAGGGCGGCAGGGACACGCTTTATCGCCTGCATGGAACGCCGGAGGCCTTCTCCATCGGCAAGGCGGTATCCTCGGGCTGTATTCGCCTGCTGAATCAGGACGTCATCGATCTCTTCAACAATGTCAGGGATGGCAGCCCCATCGTGGTTATCCCCGATCCCTCGAAGCGCTCGCAACTCGGCGTCTGA
- a CDS encoding DsbA family protein, producing MAGLAAIAPSFAAAKSDPTSREMVLHDPQAPVLGNPKGDVTVVEYFDYQCPYCKTSYEMVRDVVEKDGKVKLVLKDWPVFGGASVMAAQAVLASAKLGKYEKTLDAMFHTPNNLQQDDVEKALAKAGLTFEDVGKAVVQHQAWISGLLDRNWIQAAAFKFVGTPSFVVGSTSFAGVLDRKGLTEAIAKARG from the coding sequence ATGGCCGGCCTTGCGGCCATCGCGCCGTCATTCGCTGCCGCCAAAAGCGACCCGACCAGCCGGGAAATGGTGCTGCACGATCCGCAGGCGCCGGTGCTCGGCAATCCGAAGGGTGACGTGACGGTCGTGGAATATTTCGATTACCAGTGCCCCTACTGCAAAACCTCCTACGAGATGGTCCGCGACGTGGTGGAGAAAGACGGCAAGGTCAAGCTCGTACTGAAAGACTGGCCTGTCTTCGGCGGTGCATCGGTCATGGCGGCGCAGGCGGTGCTTGCTAGCGCCAAGCTCGGCAAATACGAAAAAACACTTGATGCGATGTTTCATACGCCGAACAATTTGCAGCAGGACGATGTCGAAAAAGCCCTCGCAAAGGCAGGACTCACCTTCGAGGACGTCGGCAAGGCCGTCGTCCAGCATCAGGCATGGATTTCCGGCCTGCTGGATCGGAACTGGATCCAGGCCGCCGCCTTTAAATTCGTCGGCACACCCTCATTTGTCGTGGGATCAACAAGCTTTGCCGGCGTCCTCGACCGCAAGGGCCTGACGGAGGCAATCGCAAAGGCGCGAGGCTAG
- a CDS encoding ABC transporter substrate-binding protein, protein MAEPKLNVLCGVDEAWCLTMQRAFEAKAGLEISMVRKSTGEILDQIRAERSHPTVDVWWGGTGDTHLQAGSEGLLEEYTPVHQRDLLPWAQNFYAMSGSKSAGIYAGALGFAYNSELLAKNNLPAPTCWKDLAKDIYRGHILTGNPNYSGTAFTMLATLVQLFGEEEAFGFMEKLNQNVVSYTKVGAAPVKAAARGEIMIGISFMHDAVTQKIEGFPLVIVAPCEGTGYEIGAVSIVKGNHNDALAQAFVEFALSPEGQETGAKAGQNQVPSNARATLPLTAPDISMIKMVDYDFATFGQPEERSRLLSRFDSEIHPSQTQ, encoded by the coding sequence ATGGCCGAGCCGAAGTTGAACGTCCTTTGCGGCGTCGACGAGGCTTGGTGTTTGACCATGCAGCGGGCTTTCGAAGCCAAGGCAGGTCTCGAGATTTCGATGGTGCGCAAGAGCACCGGCGAAATTCTCGACCAGATTCGTGCCGAACGATCCCATCCCACCGTCGACGTCTGGTGGGGCGGTACTGGCGATACCCATTTGCAGGCCGGCTCGGAAGGCCTGCTGGAAGAGTACACGCCCGTGCATCAGCGGGATCTGCTGCCCTGGGCGCAGAATTTCTATGCGATGTCCGGCTCGAAATCGGCTGGCATCTATGCCGGTGCGCTGGGTTTTGCCTATAATTCGGAACTGCTCGCGAAGAACAACCTGCCCGCACCGACCTGCTGGAAGGATCTGGCGAAGGATATCTATCGCGGCCATATCCTGACCGGCAATCCGAACTATTCCGGCACGGCCTTCACCATGCTGGCCACCCTCGTTCAGCTCTTCGGCGAGGAGGAGGCTTTTGGTTTCATGGAGAAGCTCAATCAGAACGTCGTGAGCTATACCAAGGTTGGTGCAGCGCCGGTCAAGGCGGCGGCGCGGGGCGAGATCATGATCGGTATTTCTTTCATGCATGATGCCGTGACCCAGAAAATCGAAGGTTTCCCGCTGGTGATCGTCGCGCCCTGCGAGGGGACGGGCTATGAGATCGGGGCGGTCAGCATCGTCAAGGGCAACCACAATGATGCGCTGGCACAGGCCTTCGTTGAATTCGCGCTGAGCCCGGAGGGGCAGGAGACCGGGGCCAAGGCCGGGCAAAATCAGGTACCATCAAACGCCCGGGCGACATTACCGCTGACGGCGCCTGACATATCGATGATCAAGATGGTGGATTACGACTTCGCCACCTTTGGCCAGCCGGAAGAGCGAAGTCGGTTATTGAGCCGCTTCGATAGCGAAATCCACCCGAGCCAGACCCAGTAG
- a CDS encoding DsbA family protein has product MNERPITMNDIRKRADEAGFAGLRRRAFLLGSLSAVSAAAFPAAASANSLRLEMILRDPAAPVSGNPTGKLTMVTFLDYNCPWCKKTAVPMRDAVLKDGDIRVVYKDWPIITKDSVEGARLALAANYQGGYEIVHHALMAIKARRAEAEEMRAAVRATGIDFVRLESDLKSRATEINALIERNHEQAMSLQLTGTPAFIIGKFLVPGAIRSAEEFTSLFEKAREQV; this is encoded by the coding sequence ATGAACGAAAGACCCATCACCATGAACGACATTCGAAAACGCGCGGATGAGGCAGGCTTTGCCGGCCTCAGACGCCGCGCCTTTCTCCTTGGCTCGCTTTCGGCTGTTTCCGCCGCCGCTTTTCCGGCTGCCGCGTCCGCAAACAGCCTCAGGCTTGAGATGATCCTGCGTGATCCCGCGGCACCCGTTTCCGGCAATCCCACCGGCAAACTCACCATGGTCACCTTCCTCGATTATAATTGCCCGTGGTGCAAGAAGACGGCCGTTCCCATGCGCGATGCTGTCTTGAAGGACGGGGATATCAGGGTGGTCTACAAGGACTGGCCGATCATTACGAAAGATTCCGTCGAGGGCGCCCGTCTGGCGCTGGCGGCAAATTATCAGGGCGGTTACGAGATCGTGCATCATGCGCTGATGGCGATCAAAGCCCGCAGGGCGGAAGCGGAAGAGATGCGCGCTGCCGTGCGCGCGACAGGCATTGATTTTGTCCGCCTTGAGAGTGATCTCAAATCCAGGGCGACGGAGATCAACGCGCTGATTGAGCGCAATCATGAACAGGCAATGTCGTTGCAGCTGACCGGAACACCGGCCTTCATCATCGGCAAGTTTCTCGTTCCCGGCGCTATTCGGAGCGCAGAGGAATTCACCAGCCTTTTCGAAAAGGCACGCGAGCAGGTTTAG
- a CDS encoding iron ABC transporter permease codes for MTRGNRRLDIVLAFGAFALILLPWYRIEGGFFSFRWLSGFFSSASNAPGVLQILSYGKPWLVGIVVFFLAACLVRPIGEPMRRGRLLAIIGAIGLVFLALQGLAIGFTGWSWTVSENLFGMLADGQPSMGAGAVVMSFVFVLLFAFGLAERGVMKGDAFVVGAISVLVFLVTVFVFYPIGSMLVASVQDFDGSFNADGFIRNIQDPGIWSLGCVTGEERCGVAWRTLFLALMTAFGSTVLGLGFALIATRTRFPFKKGLRLLTVLPIITPPFVIGLALTLLFGRAGVVTEWLSYLFGIEPGRWLYGMTGIWIAQVLSFTPISFLVLIGVVEGVSPSMEEASQTLRADRWRTFWRVSLPLMKPGLANAFLIGFIESMADFGNPLVLGGTHGVLSTEIFFAVVGSQNDPSRAAVLAIILLCFTLSAFLAQRFWLAGKNFATVTGKGDSGAHIALPRDLSIGVHAIVVPWMIFTIVVYGMILVGGFVKTWGLDNSLTLDHYIRAFSVSFSNGSIAWTGVAWNSFWTTMEIALVSAPLTAAVGLLTAYIIVRQKFAGRNLFEFALMMSFAIPGTVIGVSYIMAFNLPPVEMTGSALILIACFVFRNMPVGVRGGIAAMSQLDKSLDEASLTLRANSFRTIRKVILPLLRPAITAALVYSFVRAITSISAVIFLVSAQYNMATSYIVGLVENGEYGVAIAYSSMLIVVMITVITGFQLLVGERRLRRENRVAGLPSASSVPLAQEKTA; via the coding sequence ATGACACGTGGCAATCGCAGGCTGGACATCGTCCTGGCGTTCGGGGCTTTTGCCCTCATTCTTCTTCCCTGGTATCGCATCGAAGGCGGCTTTTTCAGCTTCCGCTGGCTTTCCGGATTTTTCTCGTCGGCCAGCAATGCGCCCGGTGTGCTGCAGATCCTGTCCTATGGAAAACCATGGCTGGTCGGCATTGTTGTCTTTTTCCTCGCCGCGTGTCTTGTCCGGCCTATCGGCGAACCGATGCGGCGCGGCAGACTGCTTGCAATTATCGGTGCTATCGGCCTTGTTTTCCTCGCCTTGCAGGGGCTGGCCATCGGCTTTACCGGCTGGAGCTGGACGGTGAGCGAAAACCTCTTCGGCATGCTTGCCGATGGCCAGCCCTCCATGGGGGCAGGGGCCGTCGTCATGTCGTTCGTCTTCGTGCTGCTTTTCGCCTTCGGGCTTGCCGAACGTGGGGTCATGAAAGGCGATGCCTTCGTCGTCGGCGCCATTTCCGTTCTGGTTTTCCTCGTCACGGTTTTTGTCTTCTATCCGATTGGCAGCATGCTGGTCGCTTCCGTTCAGGATTTCGACGGCTCCTTTAATGCCGATGGCTTCATTCGTAATATTCAGGATCCCGGCATCTGGAGCCTTGGCTGTGTCACAGGTGAAGAGCGCTGCGGCGTTGCCTGGCGCACGCTGTTCCTCGCCCTGATGACCGCCTTCGGCTCGACCGTGCTCGGTCTCGGCTTTGCGTTGATCGCCACCCGCACGCGCTTTCCCTTCAAGAAGGGCCTGCGGCTTCTCACCGTTCTGCCGATCATCACGCCGCCTTTTGTCATCGGCCTTGCCCTGACGCTGCTTTTCGGTCGCGCTGGTGTCGTCACCGAGTGGCTTTCCTATCTCTTCGGCATTGAGCCGGGTCGCTGGCTTTATGGCATGACCGGCATCTGGATCGCGCAGGTCCTTTCCTTCACGCCCATCTCGTTTCTGGTGCTGATCGGCGTGGTTGAAGGCGTTAGCCCGTCGATGGAAGAGGCGTCGCAGACGCTGCGCGCCGACCGCTGGCGCACCTTCTGGCGGGTGTCGCTGCCGCTGATGAAACCCGGTCTCGCCAATGCCTTCCTGATCGGCTTTATCGAGAGCATGGCGGATTTCGGCAATCCGCTGGTGCTTGGCGGCACCCATGGTGTGCTGTCGACCGAAATCTTCTTCGCTGTCGTCGGCTCGCAGAACGATCCCTCGCGTGCGGCGGTTCTGGCAATCATTCTCCTGTGCTTCACGCTTTCGGCCTTTCTTGCGCAGCGCTTCTGGCTGGCGGGCAAGAATTTCGCGACGGTGACGGGCAAGGGCGACAGTGGCGCGCATATCGCCCTGCCGCGCGACCTGTCCATCGGCGTCCATGCGATCGTCGTGCCGTGGATGATCTTCACCATCGTCGTTTATGGCATGATCCTTGTCGGCGGTTTCGTGAAGACCTGGGGTCTCGATAATTCACTGACGCTTGATCATTACATCCGCGCCTTTTCCGTCAGCTTCTCGAATGGCTCGATTGCCTGGACCGGCGTTGCCTGGAATTCGTTCTGGACGACGATGGAGATCGCGCTGGTTTCGGCACCGCTGACCGCTGCCGTGGGTCTTCTGACCGCCTATATCATTGTGCGGCAGAAGTTCGCTGGTCGTAACCTGTTCGAATTCGCGCTGATGATGAGCTTTGCCATTCCCGGCACGGTCATCGGTGTCAGCTACATCATGGCCTTCAACCTGCCGCCGGTGGAAATGACCGGTTCGGCACTCATCCTCATCGCCTGCTTCGTGTTCCGCAACATGCCGGTCGGCGTGCGCGGCGGCATTGCGGCGATGAGCCAGCTCGACAAGAGCCTCGACGAGGCCTCGCTGACGCTGCGGGCCAATAGTTTCCGCACCATCCGCAAGGTCATCCTGCCGCTCTTGAGGCCCGCAATCACGGCCGCACTGGTCTATTCCTTCGTGCGCGCCATCACTTCAATCAGCGCCGTCATCTTCCTTGTCAGCGCGCAGTACAACATGGCGACGTCCTATATCGTCGGTCTCGTCGAAAACGGCGAATACGGTGTGGCCATTGCCTATTCCTCCATGCTGATCGTTGTGATGATCACGGTCATTACCGGCTTCCAGCTTCTTGTGGGTGAGCGCCGTCTGCGTCGCGAAAACCGCGTCGCCGGCCTGCCGTCCGCTTCCTCCGTTCCTCTCGCTCAGGAGAAAACCGCATGA
- a CDS encoding ABC transporter ATP-binding protein yields the protein MISVKPGSVTFQNVRKTFGAFTAIPDLSLTIEPGTLVTLLGPSGCGKTTTLRMLAGLEHPTSGRILIGDKDVTMLPANERDVSMVFQSYALFPHMTALDNVAYGLQSSGLRKTEAREKAEEGLKLVGLAGMGHRLPAELSGGQQQRVAVARALVLEPQVLLLDEPLSNLDARLRRRVRTEIRELQQRLGFTAVYVTHDQDEALAVSDRIIVMKEGEIAQSGAPRDLYEAPASAFIADFMGEANVVGCEVLSLEGPDALIRVGGVDHRVAARNARPGPAKLAVRPGSISIGQPGGQGLAGRVLHSAYLGGHVEYEVETDIGTLFIVDHAVETSLPPASDVTLGFRNRGIALIQA from the coding sequence ATGATTTCCGTAAAGCCCGGTTCCGTCACCTTTCAGAATGTCCGCAAGACTTTCGGGGCCTTCACCGCCATTCCCGACCTGTCGCTCACCATCGAGCCTGGCACGCTTGTGACCCTGCTTGGTCCCTCCGGCTGCGGCAAGACGACGACGCTGCGCATGCTGGCGGGTCTCGAACACCCGACCTCCGGCCGCATCCTCATCGGTGACAAGGATGTCACCATGCTGCCGGCCAATGAGCGCGATGTCTCGATGGTCTTCCAGTCCTATGCGCTTTTCCCGCACATGACCGCGCTCGACAATGTTGCCTATGGCCTGCAATCCTCGGGATTGCGCAAGACGGAAGCGCGGGAAAAGGCGGAAGAGGGGCTGAAGCTCGTCGGCCTCGCCGGCATGGGCCATCGGCTGCCGGCAGAACTTTCCGGCGGCCAGCAGCAGCGCGTCGCGGTTGCCCGCGCTCTGGTGCTGGAACCGCAGGTATTGCTGCTCGATGAGCCGCTTTCCAACCTCGACGCCCGCCTTCGCCGCCGGGTGCGCACCGAAATCCGCGAATTGCAGCAGCGGCTGGGTTTTACCGCCGTTTACGTGACGCATGATCAGGATGAGGCGCTGGCGGTTTCCGACCGGATCATCGTTATGAAGGAAGGCGAGATCGCCCAGTCGGGTGCGCCACGCGACCTTTATGAAGCGCCGGCCTCCGCCTTCATCGCCGATTTCATGGGCGAGGCGAATGTCGTCGGCTGCGAAGTGTTGAGCCTTGAGGGGCCAGATGCGCTGATCCGCGTCGGCGGTGTGGATCACAGGGTTGCAGCACGCAACGCCCGGCCCGGCCCGGCAAAGCTTGCGGTTCGCCCCGGCTCGATTTCCATCGGCCAGCCGGGTGGGCAGGGACTTGCGGGGCGGGTGCTGCATAGTGCCTATCTCGGCGGTCATGTCGAATATGAGGTCGAGACCGATATCGGCACGCTCTTCATCGTCGACCATGCGGTTGAGACCAGTCTGCCGCCGGCAAGCGATGTCACGCTCGGTTTCAGGAACCGTGGCATTGCCTTGATTCAGGCCTGA
- a CDS encoding ABC transporter substrate-binding protein has translation MRLTILSTLLFAGTALSAVSAQAAGELNLICSADVVICEQMKGDFEKSHDIKVNMVRLSSGETYAKVRAEARNPKTDIWWAGTGDPHMQAASENLTLEYKSPMLDQLQDWAVKQAESTGYRTVGVYAGALGWGYNTEIFKSKGYKEPKCWADLLAPELKGEIQIANPNSSGTAYTALASLVQIMGEDQAIDYLKKLNVNISQYTKSGSAPVKAAARGETALGIVFMHDAVAQTAEGFPVKSIAPCEGTGYEIGSMSIIKGARNLDNAKTWYDWALTPEVQSRMKDAKSFQLPSNKTAEVPKEAPKFEDIKLIDYDFKTYGDPAKRKALLERWDREVGAVAN, from the coding sequence ATGCGACTGACGATACTTTCCACCCTGCTTTTTGCCGGCACGGCACTGAGCGCCGTTTCCGCACAGGCGGCGGGCGAACTCAACCTCATCTGCTCGGCCGATGTCGTCATCTGCGAACAGATGAAGGGCGATTTCGAAAAGTCGCATGACATCAAGGTCAATATGGTGCGCCTGTCTTCCGGCGAAACATATGCCAAGGTGCGTGCGGAAGCCCGCAACCCGAAGACCGATATCTGGTGGGCCGGCACCGGCGATCCGCACATGCAGGCGGCCTCGGAAAACCTGACGCTGGAATACAAGTCGCCGATGCTCGACCAGTTGCAGGACTGGGCCGTGAAGCAGGCCGAAAGCACGGGTTACAGGACTGTCGGCGTTTATGCCGGTGCGCTGGGCTGGGGCTACAACACGGAAATCTTCAAGTCGAAGGGTTACAAGGAGCCGAAGTGCTGGGCTGACCTGCTGGCGCCGGAACTGAAGGGCGAAATCCAGATCGCCAATCCCAACTCTTCGGGCACAGCTTATACGGCGCTGGCGTCGCTGGTGCAGATCATGGGTGAAGATCAGGCGATCGACTATCTGAAGAAGCTCAACGTCAATATCTCGCAATATACCAAGTCCGGTTCCGCGCCGGTCAAGGCGGCGGCACGCGGCGAAACCGCGCTCGGCATCGTCTTCATGCATGATGCGGTGGCGCAGACGGCGGAAGGTTTCCCGGTCAAGTCCATCGCGCCCTGCGAAGGCACAGGTTATGAAATCGGCTCCATGTCGATCATCAAGGGCGCTCGCAATCTCGACAATGCGAAGACCTGGTACGACTGGGCGCTCACGCCGGAAGTGCAGTCTCGCATGAAGGACGCCAAGTCCTTCCAGCTTCCCTCCAACAAGACGGCGGAAGTGCCGAAGGAAGCGCCGAAGTTCGAGGACATCAAGCTCATCGACTATGACTTCAAGACCTATGGCGATCCGGCCAAGCGCAAGGCGCTGCTGGAACGCTGGGACCGCGAGGTCGGTGCGGTCGCCAACTGA
- a CDS encoding response regulator transcription factor produces MLNQKVRILIVEDDPDMAELISDLVEAEGWLPTCARSAEEADEILARDRMQLVLVDHNLPGTSGRTFAQRLRSQIDIGIVMVTAAGSAADRVLGLETAADDYVVKPFEPIELTARIKAVLRRTIPSLKQEKDSERDHGRAALNLGDWAIDLDARRAVCLSDRSKTLTSAEFALLEILAETPNQPVSRSQILDRLGSESDRYIDRNVDVLVLRLRRKIERNPDLPRHIKTRRGKGYVLHTDEGELSP; encoded by the coding sequence GTGCTTAATCAGAAGGTTCGCATTCTGATCGTCGAGGACGATCCGGATATGGCAGAGCTCATCTCGGACCTCGTCGAGGCCGAGGGCTGGCTGCCCACCTGCGCGCGCTCCGCCGAGGAAGCAGACGAGATATTGGCGAGGGACAGGATGCAGCTTGTACTCGTCGACCACAATCTGCCCGGCACGTCAGGCCGGACCTTTGCCCAGCGACTGCGCAGCCAGATCGACATCGGCATCGTCATGGTAACAGCTGCCGGCAGCGCCGCCGACCGGGTTCTGGGCCTCGAGACGGCCGCCGACGATTACGTGGTCAAACCCTTCGAACCCATCGAACTCACGGCCCGGATCAAGGCCGTTCTGCGCCGGACGATCCCCTCGCTGAAACAGGAAAAGGATAGCGAGCGCGATCATGGCCGCGCGGCACTCAACCTCGGCGACTGGGCGATTGATCTTGATGCGCGCCGGGCGGTCTGCCTCAGCGATCGCAGCAAGACGCTGACGAGCGCCGAATTCGCGCTTCTGGAGATTCTGGCCGAAACGCCCAACCAGCCCGTCAGCCGCTCGCAGATACTCGACCGGCTGGGTTCTGAAAGCGACCGCTACATCGACAGAAATGTCGATGTGCTGGTGCTGCGGCTGAGACGCAAGATCGAACGCAATCCGGACCTGCCGCGTCACATCAAGACGCGGCGCGGCAAGGGTTATGTGCTGCATACCGACGAGGGCGAGCTTTCCCCGTGA